One Chryseobacterium sp. StRB126 genomic region harbors:
- a CDS encoding DUF4134 domain-containing protein, whose amino-acid sequence MKKQRKKLLYAVLTLVTINSVFGQGNGSAGINEATQMVTSYFEPATQLIYAIGAVVGLIGGVKVYNKFSSGDPDTSKTAASWFGACIFLIVAATILRSFFL is encoded by the coding sequence ATGAAAAAACAAAGAAAAAAATTGCTGTATGCTGTTTTAACATTGGTAACAATTAATTCGGTATTCGGCCAAGGCAATGGTTCAGCTGGAATCAATGAGGCCACACAGATGGTCACCTCTTATTTTGAGCCGGCTACCCAATTAATTTACGCCATAGGTGCAGTAGTAGGATTGATTGGAGGTGTCAAGGTTTACAACAAGTTCAGCAGTGGTGATCCTGACACCAGTAAAACCGCTGCCAGCTGGTTCGGAGCATGTATCTTCTTAATTGTTGCCGCAACCATTCTTCGCTCATTCTTCCTTTAA
- a CDS encoding TraG family conjugative transposon ATPase yields the protein MRNSSKVATLESKFPLLAIENDCIISKDADVTVCFKVRLPELFTVASAEYEAMHSAWFKAIKTLPDFTIVHKQDWFMKENYNPDLSQEDQSFLSKSFERHFNERPFLNHYCYLFITKTSKERMRMQSNFSSLCKGKLIPKEIKDKEVIGRFLEAVDQLERIMNDSGYIHLERMTEDEISGTSERSGLLEQYLTLSRETHPSLQDIKLGSEEMRIGNNRITMHTLSDTEDLPGTVSSHSRYEKLSTDRSDCLLSFASPVGLLLSCNHIYNQYLFIDNSDENLNKFEKSARNMHSLARYSRANQINKEWIEKYLNEAHSYGLQSIRAHFNVMSWSDNSAELKQLKNDTGSALALMECKPRHNTTDTATLYWAGIPGNAGDFPSEESFYTFIEPALCFFTEETNYKDSPSPFGIKMADRLTGKPIHLDISDLPMKQGIITNRNKFILGPSGSGKSFFTNHMVRQYYEQGSHVLLVDTGNSYQGLCELIKGKTKGEDGVYFTYTEDNPIAFNPFYTDDGVFDIEKRESIKTLILTLWKRDDEPPTRSEEVALSNAVSGYIERIKTDDQHPSFNGFYEYVKDDYQKVLEQKKVREKDFDIANFLNVLEPYYRGGEYDYLLNSEKQLDLLSKRFIVFEIDAIKDHKILFPIVTIIIMEVFINKMRRLKGIRKLILIEEAWKAIAKEGMAEYIKYLFKTVRKFFGEAIVVTQEVDDIIQSPIVKESIINNSDCKILLDQRKYMNKFDDIQAMLGLTYKEKSQVLSINMNNDPRRLYKEVWIGLGGTYSAVYATEVSTEEYLAYTTEETEKMEVMNLASELDGNVEHAIKRISLKRIKSNRKDH from the coding sequence ATGAGAAATTCTTCCAAGGTAGCCACTCTGGAAAGTAAATTTCCACTGTTGGCGATTGAAAATGATTGTATCATTTCAAAAGACGCTGATGTTACGGTTTGCTTTAAAGTCAGACTCCCCGAACTGTTTACTGTTGCTTCCGCTGAGTATGAAGCCATGCATTCCGCTTGGTTCAAAGCGATTAAAACTTTACCGGATTTCACCATCGTTCACAAACAGGACTGGTTTATGAAAGAAAACTACAATCCTGATTTGTCACAAGAAGACCAGAGTTTTCTTTCCAAATCATTTGAAAGGCATTTCAATGAGAGGCCCTTTTTAAATCATTACTGCTACCTGTTTATCACAAAAACAAGTAAGGAGAGAATGCGGATGCAGAGCAACTTTTCATCACTCTGTAAAGGAAAACTGATTCCAAAAGAGATTAAAGACAAAGAAGTCATTGGTCGTTTTCTTGAAGCGGTCGATCAGCTGGAGCGGATTATGAATGACAGCGGTTATATCCATTTGGAAAGGATGACAGAAGATGAGATATCGGGAACTTCCGAGAGGTCAGGACTACTGGAACAGTATCTGACTCTATCCCGTGAAACCCATCCGTCATTACAGGATATCAAGTTAGGGTCGGAAGAAATGCGAATCGGTAATAACCGGATCACTATGCACACCTTATCGGATACTGAGGATTTACCAGGCACTGTATCATCACACAGTCGTTATGAGAAATTAAGCACCGATCGCAGCGACTGTCTTTTATCATTTGCTTCTCCGGTGGGACTTCTGCTCAGTTGTAATCATATTTATAATCAATATCTGTTCATCGACAACAGTGATGAGAATCTGAACAAGTTTGAAAAATCTGCAAGGAATATGCATTCTCTGGCAAGATACAGCAGAGCCAATCAGATCAATAAAGAATGGATAGAAAAGTATTTAAATGAAGCACACTCTTATGGTCTTCAATCTATCCGCGCTCATTTTAACGTGATGTCATGGTCTGATAATTCTGCTGAGCTCAAACAATTAAAAAATGATACGGGTAGTGCTCTAGCCTTGATGGAATGTAAGCCCCGTCATAATACCACGGATACCGCTACTTTATATTGGGCTGGAATACCTGGTAATGCAGGAGATTTTCCGAGTGAAGAAAGCTTTTACACATTTATTGAACCTGCTCTATGTTTTTTTACAGAGGAAACCAACTATAAGGATTCACCATCACCTTTTGGGATCAAGATGGCTGACCGCCTAACGGGAAAGCCTATTCATCTGGATATTTCAGATTTGCCGATGAAACAGGGAATTATAACCAATAGAAATAAGTTTATCCTTGGTCCTTCAGGAAGTGGGAAATCTTTCTTCACCAATCATATGGTAAGACAATATTATGAGCAGGGATCGCATGTCCTTCTTGTAGATACCGGAAATTCCTATCAGGGATTATGTGAACTCATTAAAGGAAAGACCAAAGGAGAGGACGGGGTTTATTTTACTTATACCGAGGACAATCCTATTGCTTTCAATCCATTCTATACTGATGACGGCGTTTTTGACATTGAAAAAAGGGAGAGTATAAAAACATTGATTCTGACCCTGTGGAAAAGAGACGATGAACCACCAACCCGTTCAGAGGAGGTGGCACTCTCCAATGCAGTCAGCGGATATATCGAAAGAATTAAAACCGATGATCAGCATCCTTCTTTCAACGGATTCTATGAGTACGTCAAAGATGATTATCAGAAAGTATTGGAGCAAAAGAAAGTCAGGGAAAAAGACTTTGATATTGCCAACTTTCTTAATGTGCTGGAACCTTACTATAGAGGAGGAGAGTATGACTATCTGCTCAATTCAGAAAAGCAGCTGGACTTGTTATCCAAGCGTTTCATCGTATTTGAAATCGATGCCATTAAAGATCATAAAATTCTGTTCCCCATTGTGACGATTATCATAATGGAAGTCTTCATCAATAAGATGCGAAGGCTCAAAGGAATCAGAAAACTCATCCTCATCGAAGAAGCCTGGAAAGCCATTGCCAAAGAAGGGATGGCAGAATACATTAAGTATTTGTTCAAAACGGTAAGGAAATTTTTCGGAGAAGCCATTGTGGTAACTCAGGAAGTTGATGATATCATTCAGTCACCGATTGTGAAAGAAAGTATCATTAATAATTCGGATTGTAAGATTCTTCTTGACCAAAGGAAGTATATGAACAAGTTCGATGATATTCAGGCGATGCTGGGATTGACTTATAAAGAAAAGTCCCAGGTGCTGTCGATCAATATGAACAACGATCCGAGAAGATTGTATAAAGAAGTCTGGATTGGACTGGGTGGAACGTACTCTGCAGTCTATGCCACTGAAGTTTCTACCGAAGAATATCTGGCATATACTACAGAAGAAACGGAAAAGATGGAAGTGATGAATCTTGCATCGGAACTTGACGGCAATGTCGAACATGCCATCAAGAGGATTTCTCTTAAGAGAATTAAATCGAATAGAAAAGACCATTAA
- the traN gene encoding conjugative transposon protein TraN, with translation MNTQKSHYILIMLLLLLVSKAFGQDSVTTYYSLEEGKLEPFRIQVTYNKTSYLIFPTSIRYVDLGSDLLVANKADPIGNVLRVKSAVRDFEEETNFSVITEDGKFYSFDASYSSYPDILSYDLVKLQRGMERQYADVLFEDLKGSSTSLTWLIMENLYRKSNRTIKHIASKSYGIEFSVRALHVNDSKFYFTLQVKNQSNVGYAIEWVNFKIVDKKNLKRTVVQDKILEQVRTYFPERIIADHSDSKGIYMLDQFTLLKDQVLEIEILEKNGGRHLKVQLENEDIVHARLINSLTIKTE, from the coding sequence ATGAATACACAAAAGAGTCATTATATTCTCATTATGCTATTACTTTTATTAGTAAGCAAGGCATTTGGGCAGGATTCCGTGACAACCTATTATTCCTTGGAAGAGGGAAAATTAGAGCCTTTCAGGATACAAGTTACCTACAATAAAACCAGCTATCTGATATTTCCTACATCAATACGATATGTTGACCTGGGAAGTGATCTCTTGGTTGCCAATAAGGCAGATCCTATAGGAAACGTTCTTCGGGTTAAGTCAGCCGTCAGGGATTTTGAAGAAGAAACTAATTTTTCGGTCATTACTGAAGATGGAAAATTTTACAGTTTTGACGCATCCTACAGTTCTTATCCCGATATACTCAGCTATGATTTAGTAAAACTTCAGAGAGGTATGGAGCGACAGTATGCTGATGTATTATTTGAAGATCTTAAAGGAAGCTCAACTTCTCTCACCTGGCTTATTATGGAAAATCTTTACAGGAAAAGCAACAGAACTATTAAGCATATTGCTTCGAAAAGTTATGGAATTGAGTTTTCAGTCAGGGCGCTGCACGTTAATGACAGCAAGTTTTATTTCACATTGCAGGTTAAGAATCAAAGTAATGTGGGGTATGCTATTGAATGGGTCAATTTTAAAATTGTCGATAAAAAGAACTTAAAGCGAACGGTCGTTCAGGATAAGATTTTAGAGCAGGTTCGTACCTATTTCCCGGAAAGGATAATAGCTGATCATTCAGATAGTAAAGGGATTTATATGCTTGATCAGTTTACGCTCTTAAAAGATCAGGTTTTGGAGATTGAAATTCTGGAAAAGAACGGGGGAAGGCATTTGAAAGTACAGCTTGAAAATGAAGATATTGTTCATGCAAGATTGATAAATAGTTTAACCATTAAAACGGAGTAA
- a CDS encoding DUF1016 N-terminal domain-containing protein, whose translation MPNYATWLPKGLRVLGKHIIIDFNREIILNMSQLSSHLFKTIRDLIEKSKESVVRNINTTMLLTYFEIGKTIVTDEQNGKDRAEYAKETLRNLSRQLSKEFGRGYSVDNLQWMRKFYLTFQGRVFEKYETLSRIFRRLCLYKKT comes from the coding sequence ATGCCAAACTATGCCACTTGGTTACCAAAAGGATTAAGAGTTCTTGGAAAGCATATTATTATAGATTTTAATAGAGAAATAATTTTAAATATGAGCCAGTTATCCTCCCATCTTTTTAAAACCATCAGAGATTTAATTGAAAAGTCAAAGGAGAGTGTTGTTCGTAATATTAATACGACTATGCTATTGACCTATTTTGAAATAGGTAAAACAATAGTGACGGATGAGCAAAATGGAAAGGACAGAGCTGAATATGCCAAAGAAACACTCAGGAACTTAAGCAGACAGTTATCAAAAGAATTTGGAAGGGGGTATTCTGTAGATAATCTACAGTGGATGAGGAAATTTTATTTGACTTTTCAAGGTCGGGTCTTCGAAAAATACGAAACACTGTCTCGTATTTTTCGAAGACTGTGTTTATATAAGAAGACATAG
- a CDS encoding DUF4141 domain-containing protein, with protein sequence MVAFFATVTYTKAQFVVTDPANLASGILNSANEIVQTSSTVSNVVKNFNEVKKVYEQGKEYYDQLKAINNLVKDARKVQQTVLLVGDVSEMYVNNFGKMLNDPNFNAQELASIANGYSALLTESTELLKELKEIITSNGLSLNDKERMDVVDRVYKEVKAYHNLVRYYTNKNISVSYLRAKKQNNTQRVLDLYGTSNQKYW encoded by the coding sequence ATGGTAGCATTCTTTGCTACCGTAACCTATACAAAAGCACAATTTGTCGTAACAGACCCTGCAAACCTGGCTTCGGGAATTTTGAACTCAGCCAATGAAATTGTACAGACTTCTTCAACGGTATCTAACGTTGTTAAGAACTTCAATGAAGTTAAGAAAGTGTATGAACAGGGTAAAGAGTATTATGACCAGCTGAAAGCTATTAATAATCTGGTCAAAGATGCCAGAAAGGTTCAGCAGACTGTCCTTTTAGTGGGTGATGTTTCTGAGATGTATGTGAATAATTTCGGTAAAATGCTGAATGACCCCAATTTTAATGCTCAGGAATTAGCTTCCATTGCCAATGGTTATTCTGCGCTTCTTACGGAGAGCACGGAGCTATTGAAAGAACTCAAAGAGATCATCACTTCTAACGGTCTTTCTCTGAATGATAAAGAAAGGATGGATGTTGTTGACCGGGTTTATAAAGAGGTCAAAGCGTATCATAATCTGGTACGATACTATACCAACAAGAATATTTCGGTCAGTTATCTCAGAGCAAAAAAACAGAACAATACCCAAAGGGTGCTGGATCTTTACGGAACCTCCAATCAAAAATACTGGTAA
- the traM gene encoding conjugative transposon protein TraM translates to MKDSEKIRVTENDLSQNSNGVNDHPKAQWERLKKPFIYFLMAAICASCFYLIFKSKTDHTTVEEAGFNAAIPQAKDGQLQSDKQKAYEQQLLEQKNEEKRNSITTLSDYWNDQNGVNYNSNPPSSTSNRSVLQQSDQNALNSYRNAQQTLSSFYNRDNQEVNNLRKEISRLKNESMQNHAVPVGLGMNDQLELMEKSYQMAAKYLPTTPKQEKPAEKEEVEKSTEKKVKLTSAIPVRSNVVSSLYRDQSDSAFIAGLNQNRFYDSQNDSENSVQTKNAIRGVVYETKTLVNESTLSIRLSEAMKVGRAEIPIGSLLIAVSKFQGGRLQLKISSIQSQGNIYPVEINVYDTDGQMGLYVPYSAEQNAVSDIVANMSQASGTNIMMTQSAEQQIATDLSRGVVQGLSGYFQKRVRQLKVTVKAGHQVLLLPKNN, encoded by the coding sequence ATGAAAGATTCAGAGAAAATTAGAGTGACAGAAAATGATCTCTCCCAAAATTCTAACGGAGTGAATGATCATCCCAAGGCTCAATGGGAAAGATTAAAGAAACCTTTCATCTACTTTTTGATGGCTGCTATATGTGCATCGTGCTTTTATCTGATCTTTAAGTCCAAAACCGATCATACCACTGTTGAAGAGGCCGGATTTAATGCAGCTATTCCACAGGCAAAAGACGGTCAATTGCAGTCTGATAAGCAAAAGGCTTATGAGCAGCAGTTATTAGAGCAAAAGAATGAAGAAAAGAGAAATTCAATAACAACTTTATCAGATTACTGGAATGACCAGAACGGTGTAAACTATAATAGCAACCCACCTTCTTCAACATCCAATAGAAGTGTTCTTCAGCAATCCGATCAGAATGCTCTGAACAGTTATCGAAATGCACAGCAGACCTTAAGCTCATTCTATAATCGGGATAATCAGGAGGTCAATAACCTAAGGAAAGAAATTTCAAGGCTAAAGAATGAGTCAATGCAAAATCATGCTGTTCCTGTGGGTCTGGGAATGAACGACCAGTTAGAGCTCATGGAAAAATCGTATCAAATGGCTGCTAAGTATCTTCCAACGACGCCAAAGCAGGAAAAACCAGCAGAAAAAGAAGAGGTCGAAAAGTCAACGGAAAAGAAGGTTAAATTGACTTCAGCAATACCGGTACGTTCCAATGTTGTTTCCTCATTATACAGAGACCAGTCGGATAGTGCTTTTATCGCAGGTTTGAATCAGAATAGATTTTATGACAGTCAAAATGATTCAGAAAACTCAGTTCAAACAAAAAATGCAATAAGAGGTGTAGTCTATGAAACTAAGACTTTGGTCAACGAAAGTACATTATCTATAAGGCTTTCAGAAGCCATGAAAGTCGGAAGAGCTGAAATTCCAATAGGGAGTTTACTGATTGCAGTAAGCAAATTTCAGGGTGGGAGGCTTCAGTTAAAAATATCTTCCATTCAATCTCAAGGTAATATCTATCCTGTAGAAATCAATGTTTATGACACTGACGGTCAGATGGGATTGTATGTTCCTTATTCAGCGGAGCAGAATGCGGTAAGCGATATTGTAGCTAATATGAGCCAGGCTTCAGGCACTAATATTATGATGACTCAATCAGCAGAACAACAGATTGCAACTGATCTGAGCAGGGGAGTAGTACAGGGACTGTCGGGTTATTTTCAGAAGAGAGTCAGACAATTGAAAGTAACTGTAAAAGCTGGCCATCAAGTCTTACTCTTACCCAAAAATAACTAA
- a CDS encoding JAB domain-containing protein yields MKYNIVNEIKLIYTRKGNTEKKVLNSQDATDIFREHFDADQIDYRESFYSMYMNQANKVLGIQKISESGITSSLVDIRIIMQGALLCNAVSFIIAHNHPSGNLTPSREDIGITQKIKEAGQLLNIKLLDHCIITSIDSFSFSDEGIL; encoded by the coding sequence ATGAAATATAATATTGTAAATGAGATCAAATTGATCTACACAAGAAAAGGAAATACTGAAAAAAAAGTACTGAACTCCCAGGATGCTACAGATATTTTCAGGGAACATTTTGATGCAGATCAGATCGACTACAGAGAGTCATTTTACTCAATGTATATGAATCAGGCTAACAAGGTCTTAGGAATACAAAAAATATCAGAATCTGGAATTACCTCTTCTCTTGTTGACATCAGAATCATCATGCAGGGAGCTCTATTATGCAATGCCGTATCATTTATTATAGCTCATAACCATCCTTCCGGAAACCTTACACCTTCTCGCGAAGACATAGGCATCACACAAAAAATAAAGGAGGCTGGACAATTATTAAATATTAAACTGCTTGATCATTGTATAATAACTTCAATAGACTCCTTCTCTTTCTCCGATGAAGGTATTTTATAA
- a CDS encoding conjugal transfer protein TraO, with protein MHNIFLTIILTMIMGSKIFAQQMIPKQIGIEFTYSVFPKSPEKQNYMFSTGLVSYSKNGNYFFGLTEFSRKYYKYTSCDIPIDTFLLNGGYSFYLWGDFMRNVNLNLGIGGLVGYEQVNRGNELLYDGSMLTATDNFIYGANGKLSIESYLTEHLVFLVNGQLRFLKNSQMANFHSLLGVGIRYNF; from the coding sequence ATGCACAACATATTTTTAACAATCATCTTAACGATGATAATGGGTAGCAAAATATTTGCTCAACAGATGATTCCCAAGCAAATTGGTATTGAATTTACCTATTCGGTATTTCCAAAATCTCCAGAAAAGCAAAATTATATGTTTAGTACGGGGCTTGTTTCTTACTCGAAGAATGGTAATTACTTTTTTGGACTGACAGAATTTAGCAGAAAATATTATAAATACACTAGCTGCGATATTCCGATAGATACGTTTCTGCTTAACGGTGGTTACAGTTTTTATCTATGGGGAGACTTCATGCGAAATGTCAATCTTAATCTGGGAATTGGAGGTCTTGTTGGTTATGAACAGGTTAATAGAGGCAATGAATTGCTATATGACGGTTCAATGTTAACAGCAACGGATAATTTTATTTATGGAGCAAATGGTAAGCTATCTATTGAAAGCTATCTGACCGAGCATTTAGTTTTCCTGGTCAACGGACAACTTCGCTTTTTGAAAAATAGCCAAATGGCTAATTTTCACTCTCTGTTGGGGGTTGGAATAAGATATAATTTCTAA
- the traJ gene encoding conjugative transposon protein TraJ, whose product MEPNNLHEVLRSVYEEMMPMCADMAAVAKGVAGLGALFYVALKVWQSLSRAESIDLFPMLRPFAIGICIMFFTTLVLGSLNGVMSPIVQGSHSTLENQVLDMNELQQKKNLLEREAMLRNPEMAYLISNEEFDKKLEELGWSPSDLVTMSGMYIEREMFAIKKDIRDGFREFLEILFQSAALVIDTIRTFFLIVLSILGPIAFAISVWDGFQTTLTQWLTRYVSVYLWLPVADIFSAILAKMQTLILERDIEMLADPTFIPDTSNTVYIIYMVIGIIGYFTVPTVTGWVIQAGGAGNFIRNVNQTATKSGNVAGAAVGSATGNISGRLLK is encoded by the coding sequence ATGGAACCGAATAACTTACACGAAGTACTTCGTTCCGTTTATGAGGAAATGATGCCGATGTGCGCTGATATGGCTGCTGTGGCAAAAGGGGTCGCCGGATTAGGCGCTTTATTCTATGTAGCACTAAAAGTCTGGCAGTCATTGAGTCGTGCAGAATCGATTGATTTGTTTCCCATGCTGAGACCTTTTGCCATAGGCATCTGCATTATGTTTTTTACCACATTGGTTTTAGGAAGTCTTAATGGGGTAATGAGTCCCATCGTTCAGGGAAGCCATTCAACGCTGGAGAATCAGGTCTTGGATATGAACGAGCTGCAGCAGAAAAAGAATCTTTTAGAACGAGAAGCGATGCTCAGGAATCCGGAGATGGCTTACCTTATTTCAAACGAAGAATTTGACAAGAAGCTGGAAGAGCTCGGATGGTCACCATCGGATCTGGTCACGATGTCCGGAATGTATATTGAACGAGAAATGTTTGCCATCAAGAAAGATATCAGAGATGGTTTTCGTGAATTTCTTGAAATTCTGTTTCAATCGGCAGCCTTAGTTATTGATACCATCAGAACCTTCTTTCTGATTGTCCTTTCAATATTAGGACCTATCGCATTTGCCATTTCTGTATGGGATGGTTTCCAAACTACTTTAACTCAATGGTTGACGAGATATGTTAGTGTTTATCTATGGCTTCCTGTTGCTGATATATTCAGTGCCATTCTTGCCAAGATGCAAACCTTGATCTTAGAACGGGATATCGAGATGCTCGCAGATCCCACCTTTATTCCTGATACCTCCAATACGGTATACATCATCTATATGGTAATTGGGATCATCGGTTATTTTACGGTACCGACGGTAACAGGCTGGGTGATTCAGGCAGGAGGCGCAGGCAATTTTATACGTAATGTAAACCAAACTGCCACGAAATCAGGTAATGTTGCGGGAGCAGCAGTAGGTTCTGCCACAGGAAATATTTCGGGAAGATTATTAAAATAA
- a CDS encoding YhcG family protein, which yields MDKRFTDIIELIKQSRNNAIRKVNEELINLYWNIGEYISKKVELSEWGQSVVKELSQFIQTHEPELKGFSDKNLWRMKQFYETYKEFPKISTLLREISWSHNLSIFSRCKSIEEREFYIKLTKQENYSFRELERQISSSLFERTMIGNSKLSTVLRETNADIVNTFKDSYVFDFLNLPETFNENDLQKGLIEQMKNFILELGRDFLFISEEYKVQVGNSDFYIDLLFFHRGLQCLVAFELKADKFKPEHLGQLNFYLEALDRDIKRQNENPSIGVLLCKDKDSEVVEYALSRSLSPTMVSEYKTQLPDKKVLQKKLHELFDNRS from the coding sequence ATGGATAAAAGGTTCACAGATATTATTGAGCTCATCAAACAGTCTCGTAACAATGCGATAAGAAAAGTCAATGAGGAACTCATCAACCTATACTGGAATATTGGTGAGTATATCAGCAAAAAGGTAGAGCTGAGTGAATGGGGACAATCTGTGGTTAAAGAACTTTCTCAGTTTATCCAGACTCATGAACCTGAACTAAAAGGATTTTCGGATAAGAATCTTTGGAGAATGAAGCAGTTTTATGAGACTTACAAGGAATTTCCAAAAATCTCAACACTGTTGAGAGAAATCAGCTGGTCTCATAATCTGTCCATATTCTCCAGATGTAAATCAATCGAGGAAAGGGAATTTTATATCAAGTTGACCAAACAGGAAAATTATAGCTTCAGGGAGTTAGAGAGACAGATATCCAGCAGCCTTTTTGAAAGAACGATGATCGGAAATTCAAAACTCTCAACAGTGTTGAGAGAAACTAACGCTGATATAGTCAATACATTTAAAGACAGCTATGTATTTGACTTTTTAAATCTGCCTGAAACATTCAATGAAAATGATCTCCAAAAAGGTTTAATTGAACAGATGAAAAATTTTATCCTGGAGTTAGGACGGGATTTTCTTTTTATCAGCGAAGAGTACAAAGTACAGGTCGGCAATTCTGATTTTTATATCGATCTCTTATTCTTCCACAGGGGGCTGCAATGCCTTGTCGCTTTCGAACTGAAAGCAGATAAATTCAAACCGGAACATCTGGGTCAGCTTAACTTTTATCTGGAAGCGCTGGACAGGGATATTAAACGTCAGAACGAAAATCCAAGCATCGGCGTACTGCTTTGTAAAGACAAAGACAGCGAAGTAGTAGAATATGCGCTGAGTAGAAGTCTTTCTCCGACAATGGTTTCTGAATACAAAACGCAGCTTCCCGACAAAAAGGTTCTGCAGAAAAAACTGCATGAATTGTTTGATAACAGATCTTAG
- a CDS encoding DUF4133 domain-containing protein, with product MNTYHINKGIGRKVEFKGLKAQYLFIFSGGLLGILICVMVMYMAGVNTYLCLILGGISSGLLTWQTFALNRKYGEHGLMKLGAHKKHPKYIISRKNIYRYLKINRKRTNI from the coding sequence ATGAATACCTATCATATCAATAAAGGAATAGGAAGGAAGGTAGAATTTAAAGGGTTAAAAGCACAATACCTCTTTATCTTCAGTGGAGGACTCTTAGGAATATTGATCTGTGTCATGGTTATGTATATGGCTGGAGTTAATACGTATCTGTGTTTAATTCTCGGAGGAATCAGCAGTGGACTTCTTACCTGGCAGACTTTCGCACTGAATAGAAAATACGGGGAACATGGTCTGATGAAATTAGGCGCACACAAGAAGCATCCGAAATATATCATCAGCCGTAAGAATATTTACCGGTATCTGAAAATTAACCGTAAAAGAACAAACATATGA
- the traK gene encoding conjugative transposon protein TraK has translation MEFKTLRNIESSFKQIRLFTFVFAVLCFGVVGVVVFKSYQFAEEQRQKIYVLDNGKSLMVALSQDMSINRPVEAREHVRRFHELFFTIAPDKNAIESNVKRAFNLADQSAFNYYKDLQEKGYYNRIISGNIQQRVEVDSVVANFDSYPYDVKTYARQFIIRSSNLTIRNLITNCSLVNSVRSDSNPQGFIIEKFNVLENRDVETVER, from the coding sequence ATGGAATTTAAAACGTTAAGAAATATTGAGAGCAGCTTCAAGCAGATCCGTTTGTTTACATTCGTTTTTGCGGTGTTGTGTTTTGGAGTGGTAGGTGTAGTTGTCTTTAAATCCTACCAGTTTGCCGAAGAGCAGCGTCAAAAGATCTATGTGCTGGATAACGGCAAATCATTGATGGTAGCCCTTTCACAGGATATGTCGATCAACAGACCTGTAGAAGCAAGAGAGCATGTGAGACGATTTCACGAATTATTCTTCACCATTGCCCCAGATAAGAATGCTATTGAAAGTAATGTCAAAAGGGCTTTCAATTTAGCTGACCAATCTGCCTTCAATTACTATAAAGACCTTCAGGAAAAAGGTTACTATAACAGAATCATTTCAGGTAATATCCAGCAGAGAGTTGAGGTAGACAGTGTCGTTGCCAACTTTGATAGTTATCCCTATGACGTAAAAACTTATGCAAGACAATTCATTATCAGATCCAGTAATCTTACCATCCGGAATTTAATTACCAACTGTTCATTGGTTAATTCTGTACGGTCTGACAGCAATCCTCAGGGATTTATCATTGAAAAATTCAACGTGCTTGAAAATAGAGATGTCGAAACTGTTGAACGCTAA
- a CDS encoding DUF3872 domain-containing protein, with protein sequence MKNIINTAKIQLKCFLLLFMIGLFVQSCEKDDLEIQQNYPFKVWVMPVPKDIAKDEYVEIRIKIIPEGNFADTKYYLRYFQFEGAGKLQYYNTQPYFPNDIYPLYEKEFRLYYTSTSEVSQSFTVWLSDSFGNENKIEFQFNNKKLDG encoded by the coding sequence ATGAAAAATATAATTAATACAGCTAAAATACAATTAAAGTGTTTCTTGCTACTATTTATGATTGGACTATTTGTACAATCATGTGAGAAAGATGATTTGGAAATTCAGCAGAATTATCCTTTTAAGGTGTGGGTTATGCCTGTTCCTAAGGATATCGCTAAAGATGAGTATGTGGAGATCCGTATCAAAATTATTCCTGAAGGTAATTTTGCTGACACCAAATATTATCTTCGATATTTTCAGTTTGAGGGAGCAGGAAAGCTGCAGTATTATAACACTCAACCTTACTTTCCTAATGATATTTATCCTCTTTATGAGAAAGAGTTCAGATTGTATTATACTTCAACCTCTGAAGTTTCACAATCATTTACGGTATGGCTATCAGACAGTTTTGGAAATGAGAATAAAATTGAATTTCAATTCAACAACAAAAAGTTAGACGGATAA